DNA sequence from the Chloroflexota bacterium genome:
ATCACCGGAACAATGCCCTGGGCTTCGTAGTCGGCGATTTCTTTGCGGGTCAGATTACGGCAACGCCGATCGTAGCCTGGTGGTTGTTTGCGTCGGCGTTGTTCTTCCCGCATGGCCTCTAACCGTTCGGTGCTGCAATAGCATTTGTAGGCTTGGCCTTCCGCCACCAGTTTTTGGGCGTATTCCTGATAAATCGGTAGTCGCTCAGACTGAAAGTATGGCGCGTATGGTCCACCGACTTCTGGGCCCTCATCCCAGTCCAAACCCAACCAGCGCAATCCATCGAGCAGGTCTTGGAGAGCCGCAGGCACATAACGGGATCGGTCGGTGTCCTCGATGCGCAGCACAAACACCCCCCCGTGTCTTCTGGCAAAGAGCCAATTGAATAGCGCTGTGCGTGCTCCCCCAGCATGAAAATATCCTGTGGGGCTTGGGGGATACCGCACACGAACTTTGTTGGTCGTCACAAATCCCGCCTCCAATCAAGAGTAGCGGCTGTTTAACGATTCGTCTATCTGCCTCAGAGTAATGGCAATCACGCGAAGTCCAACTTCCGGTAACGCATGACCACGTTTTCTACCAAGCCAACCCCAATGAGCATGGTGGTAAGGGCACTACCACCGTAACTGACGAAAGGCAAAGGTAGCCCAGTCACAGGGAGCAGGTTCACGTTCACGGCAATATTGACCACTGCCTGGAAAAAGATCATGGTTGCGACCCCGACGGCAATCAGCCGGCCGAAGGCGTCCTGGGCCAGGCTTGCTGCGCGGAGGATACGCCATAGAAGCACCGCGAAGAGGGTCAGGAGTAGTATCGCACCCATGAAACCGAATTCTTCTGCCAGAACGGAAAAAATGAAGTCCGTGTGACGTACGCGCAGGAAGTAAAGTTGGCTCTGCGTGCCCTGTCCATAGCCCTTGCCTAACAATCCCCCGGACCCGACGCTGATCAGTGCCTGCTGCACATTGTAACTGATGCCGGAAACATCACTGGCCGGGTTCAAAAACACGAGGATACGCTCTCGCATATAACCTTTCATTGAGGCCCAGATAGCCGGTGCGCTCACGGCGCTGATGGCTGCAAAAACGGCTATATGTGCAGGACGTAGCCCGGCCGCGAAAACCACCCCGAACCAGATGGCTAATATTACCACAGCGGTTCCTAAGTCAGGCTGGAGGTAAATAAGCCCTATAGGTGCAGCAACGAACAGGAGCGACACAAGTACAGGGACAATGGAGGTCATGTGTTCTTGGTGATCAGACAAATATTTCGCCAGGAAAATAACGACTACGATTTTGGATAGTTCCGACGGCTGAATAGGAAAAAGGCTGAGGTGAAACCAACTGGTTGCGCCAAAGGAAGTGTGACCAACGACGAAAAGCGCGGCCAGCGTTACTAACATCCCCACATACAACAGCCAGTGCATACTTGCCAGGTAGCGATAATTAAATCCAGCCACAAGAAACAATATCACCAGCCCAGCAAACCCGTAGATAGCCTGCCGTACTGCAGCCTGCTCCCACAGCCCGGCCTCGCTATCGAGTTGGGCAGTGGCGCTGTGGATCATCGCCACGCCAATGAACATCAAGACCATTGCTGTCAGCAAAAGCAGAGGGTCGAAGTTTCGCCAGATGCGTCGATCTAACATAATCTAACCTAAACAGCGCTCATTTGGGCTCTTCGTCTGCACAGGAGCCATTTAACCATTCCCAAAAGCATCGCCAAGGTATCTGCTAAGCGTCATCAGGGCCGTAACTAGGGAAATCACGTCGTGGGATAAGGGGAATCGTGGCCATTAACCGGCTGTGTCCGCGAGAGTGAGATAACTGGATCTTGATGCCTTCACGATCCACAGGTACATGTTTCGAAATCACAGCGATGATCTCCGTTTTCAGTATTTCCATCACCCGTGGCGAGATGTCCGTGCGGTCATAACTAAGTACCAAACGAAGGCGCTCTTTGGCTATCTCTTTGCTCGACGGCTCTCCCCTGCCCAGTATTCGGTTCAAGAAGCTCATGGTATTCCCCCGATCTGGCCCTTATCATGGGCCTTCTCAATAACCTGCGCTGTTATGCTCCTATCAGACGCTTCAAGCGGGACAAGAGGCTAACTGGTTCCTCTGTAAGGTCTGGAAAAGGCACGGTCTCGCCTAACAGCCTATGGGCAACGTCGTGGAACGCTTTACTGGCAGGCGAATTCTGCTCGTGGGCAATTGGCACACCACGGTTCGTGGATACGATGACCCCTTCATCTTCGGGTATGACGCCGATCAACTCAATGGCCAATATCTCAATCACGTCCGTCGTATCGAGCATGTCGCCTCGTTTCACCATGGCCGGCTTGATGCGGTTGATGATTAACCTGCCAGGTCCTTTACCAGACGACTCCAGAAGACCGATAATGCGGTCTGCGTCGCGCACTGCCGATACCTCGGGCGTGGTGACCACAAGTACCTCATCGGCTCCCGCGATTGCATTGCGGAAGCCCCGTTCAATGCCTGCGGGAGAGTCAATCAGCACAAAGTCGGCCAACTCCCGCAATTCCGCACATAAACGGGCCATGTCGTCTGGGCTGACAGCAGTCTTGTCGCGGCTTTGAGCAGCGGGCAAAAGGCTCAATTCAGAAATTTTCTTATCGCGGATCAAAGCCTGTTTCAGCCTACAGCGGCCCTCTACCACGTCCACGATAGTGTAGACGATGCGGTTCTCTAGTCCCATCACCACATCTAAATTGCGCAACCCAATGTCCGCATCCACGGCAATGACCCGCTGCCCGTTCAGAGCCAAAGCCACGCCGATATTGGCAGTAGCCGTCGTCTTACCGACACCTCCTTTTCCCGATGTGATTGTAATGACCCTACCTGGCATAGTTGCCTCCTTGTTTTCTTCTTCGGGCGGTGTCGTGCTATCCACTTTTCCCTCAAATGCTCTCCCAAGAATCCACTACGATCGTGCCATCTTTCACGTAGGCTACCTCGGGGCGTGCTCTATGCTGGGCTTGTTCTTCGGGTGCTCGTGCGATATAATTTCCAATCCGGAGTTGCGCAGGGGCCAGGTTCAGCGCACACACAACCGCCTCATCGTCGCCGATTGCGCCTGCTTGCACTACACCGCGC
Encoded proteins:
- the rodA gene encoding rod shape-determining protein RodA; its protein translation is MLDRRIWRNFDPLLLLTAMVLMFIGVAMIHSATAQLDSEAGLWEQAAVRQAIYGFAGLVILFLVAGFNYRYLASMHWLLYVGMLVTLAALFVVGHTSFGATSWFHLSLFPIQPSELSKIVVVIFLAKYLSDHQEHMTSIVPVLVSLLFVAAPIGLIYLQPDLGTAVVILAIWFGVVFAAGLRPAHIAVFAAISAVSAPAIWASMKGYMRERILVFLNPASDVSGISYNVQQALISVGSGGLLGKGYGQGTQSQLYFLRVRHTDFIFSVLAEEFGFMGAILLLTLFAVLLWRILRAASLAQDAFGRLIAVGVATMIFFQAVVNIAVNVNLLPVTGLPLPFVSYGGSALTTMLIGVGLVENVVMRYRKLDFA
- the minE gene encoding cell division topological specificity factor MinE; translated protein: MSFLNRILGRGEPSSKEIAKERLRLVLSYDRTDISPRVMEILKTEIIAVISKHVPVDREGIKIQLSHSRGHSRLMATIPLIPRRDFPSYGPDDA
- the minD gene encoding septum site-determining protein MinD — its product is MPGRVITITSGKGGVGKTTATANIGVALALNGQRVIAVDADIGLRNLDVVMGLENRIVYTIVDVVEGRCRLKQALIRDKKISELSLLPAAQSRDKTAVSPDDMARLCAELRELADFVLIDSPAGIERGFRNAIAGADEVLVVTTPEVSAVRDADRIIGLLESSGKGPGRLIINRIKPAMVKRGDMLDTTDVIEILAIELIGVIPEDEGVIVSTNRGVPIAHEQNSPASKAFHDVAHRLLGETVPFPDLTEEPVSLLSRLKRLIGA